The Rosa rugosa chromosome 3, drRosRugo1.1, whole genome shotgun sequence sequence TATTAGATATAAGAGCAGGTTGTAAAATTCTCAACTTacattcaaagaaaaacaaatatagTTCAAGAATTCTCAAGCAAACAAAAATAGTAGCAATATTTGAAGAAGGAATCAAAATTTCAAGTACCTTCATGATACTAACATAAAGCATTGAGTTCCAAAGCATGTATTCTCTGGTTTTGATGCTTCCTTGTCATAAATATATCCGATCACTCCACAGAAAAGATATAAGAACCAACAGGACTGGCAATAAAGATGGTCCCATATGTAGCGCACACAAATATCTCAGGAGTGATTGTTGGCATTAAGGACCATTGAGAACCAAAACAAACACCCAGAGATCCAGCATAGAGAGCGCCAGGCACACCAAAAGCAATCACCAGATGACCAATGCTCATGGATGCTAGAGTGATGACCATGAACAATGGCATCGCCCATCCTCTCCAATGCAGGAAATAATAAGAAATATTTCCAGCTCCGAAATGACCAAGGAAATTCCAGATACTCAGCAAAGCAACCAAACTTATCTCAAAGTTCCTGTAACCAAGGGATCGTCTTATTTGGTTAAGACTATTAACCACGGGAAGTCCCGAGCCCATTCCACATGCCATGGCAATAAACAACACCCAGAAGTCTATACTGCACATTGCTTGTAATAGATTCAGATGTATATCAGATCACAAACTAGTTAAGAAAGGCTCTGAAACACTATCGGACTCTCTTTGATGGGGAAGGACACTATGATGACTACTTGCTAGTGTCATTTTGTAGCCTAACATGAATACATGATGTCATTGATGTGTATGAGGTCGTTGATGTATTTCATTCTGATCAGTCATAGATCACAGAAAAGAAGTATTTTCTGGACAATGTATTTCACTGGTCTGGAACAACAATGTAAAACAATCACTATTTCTGAACCAAATACAGTCTTAAATGGAAAAGAAGTGGTCTATTTCTGAACAATCTAAAATGAACAGCCTAGATTTAGTTGTACTTAAACAGTAGCATGACAAAATTATTAAAAGAGAAGGACTGTCTGAGTTTGTCTAAAAGTGAGTTCATTTTCCTGCTTATGCTGCGATCTTTATTAGTGAAGACACAGGCTGGCTTATAAACTGCAAAAACTTTGTGATTTAAGCAACTTAATGCTCCAGCTAACAATATCAATGCACAAGTTTACAATATGAATCAAGATCTTGGGGAAGTTGCACATAGttatataaagaaaaagaaaatgaattaaCTAAAAAGGCTAACCTGAACATTGCTTTCTTCCATCAATATTTCCTTTGCCTTCTCACAGAGCCATCTTACCTATTGAGCAAATAAATATGTCGACAAAAGATTTAGATGAATGATAGGAATGAAAAGACATACTACAGAAATTAACAGGAAACTAAACAAAAAATGTAAGTAAACAAATATAAAACTCGACAATGAGCAAGATACAAAAATAATGGTTGTCTGATAGTATCACAAACAGTTATGCAGCAACATCATATATGAAAACTTAAAGATATACCATCTCATGAATCTGGTATTATTATCGCTTTAACAATCCAACAGCTTGGGTAATGAAAACTCTCATATACAATCATAGACATGGAATGAACAATCAGTAACAATACAATGATCTAAGTAACAATGAAATCCACCACAAAAAATAAGAATTCATGGAATATGATCACAGTTGAAACTGAAACTATTTAACATACCTTCTTCACATATAGGATGAGCTTAATTTCCAATTCTCAAATGCACAACtcaaaaccagaaaagaagaagaagaagaaaaaaaaactttatgcCATTAACCAGTTTTCTTCAACATTGTTTCCAATAATCTCATGATTGGAAATAGGTGTATCATCTGATTTAACAATTATACTGCAGGTCTTACAACTTCAAGATTCTTGAAGTTATGTTTAACTTTGAAGTATGTACCTACATCATCAATGGACTAAAAGATAGAATCTCTTTTGAGATTCTTCAATCAGAAAAGAATTCTTGTGCATTTCCACTTGAAATTGAAGACAGATGGACTCATTTAAGTAGAGAGCATTGAATTGAAAAGATATATTTTGCTGCTTTTGCAAAGTATTTGTCATTGATATAACATGACTTTGATAAAATACAACTTCAAAGAAGTTGATATGGCATTGATATAACAGTACAAGTAACTTTAGCATAGGCAATTTTCTTCATAAAAGGTGCTTTACCATTGCGCAGAACAGTTGCGTTATCAGCTTGGTTTTCCTGTAGCTCCTACAATAACAAGCGTAAAGAAGTTGAGCTGAAACTACATTAACATTCCCAACAATAAAAGGTGGGTTACGTATCTAAATTCATGCATTCTTCATCAACAGTACAAAACAGAAAATAAGACTACAATGCGATTATGGACGAAAGACCCTATATAGTGGCAATTATGGACGAAGATGCTTCAACATTCACATTTCATCTAAGAAAAATGGGTTGTTTCCCAGTCTAGACACCCATAGTCAGCTCTATTTTATTTGGCTCTGTTTGATATATGGTTTGATGCTACGGATGCTGGAATTGAGTTGTTCAGTTCCCATAAGATCAAGAGGCTTTCTTTAGGTTGATACTGTCAATACACTTAAGGAAATGAAAATTCTTAGACTGAACTATGCCGATTTGCCATCAAAAGTCAACAAGATGGATTTGTTAGAGAGCATATGCTCTGAGAGTCTCAGGGTCGTGTTAAAGAGTAGGACAGTTGGCAGTGTAATATTCATTCTAAATGCCAATATGATCCATTTAGATTGCATTGCCCTAAATCCATTTGCATTGCGAAGAACCAAATGCTATTTAAGTGTTCAAACTTTCTAAAACAAATAAATTGATTCATTCATTTTGCATGTCCACTTCATTGATTCAGTTCTTTACAAATTCATTGTTTACAGAGAGTTCTTATATCAGTATGTAAATTTTCAGTCTGGAACGGAGTTCTTATATCAGTAGGTAACTTTTCAGTCTGGAACGGAGAATGGTCTTCAAATCTTCACCAGCCAAATGTACAATCTGCAACAATTCATAAAAACTATAATTAAAGCCATCGAGTCCACTCACTTGATAACAGTATACATAAAAGAGTTTTTCAACATTCAAAAGAAGAAAGCTATAGATTCTGAAGCCTTCAGAAAGCCAGTAATTTATCATCAAAGACATCAGTCGGTAATTCCAACTAAAAATACAATCATCATAGGCTTCAATCAAGACAACAAACAGATGAACAAACACAGAAACTAAATCAGCAATTGACAATAGATGTAATCGCAGTAAATCGGCTCCGTGGACCAGATTGTAAATAGGATCCACAGGTTCCTATCAGAAAGCGAAAGATTTCGATCTTGGTTCAATCATAGCATCATCGGTCAAGGCACTTTGGCTACCGTCGACGTGGCATCGAACCATAAACAATTTCACTCAAAAATCAAACACATATTCAAAGCAAAGCAAAAAACATAAATGACCCTCACAGTCCCGTTCTAACCATGAAATCACAAGAGCTCAACTTAAACAACAGATAACACGACCTTCCTATGTGAATTTTGTCCTGCAACTTACTACAGTTATGACACACGAAGAATAATAAAATGTAGCCAAAAATTGTAGCACGAAACCATAAATCATTTCAAGCTATCTTCTATTGGCGAAGAATATTGGCTCCAAGCGGCAGTCAAGGCACCACTGAAATGGCTCTTGCTGTTGACTCGTATGTATAGAGCCACAAAACATTTCCAGTCCTCATCATCAATCACATTATTCAGATTCATGGTTTCTTCCAAGATCACAAATCCATCGTTCCGGGACATCACACATTTGAATTCTCAATTCTCATTAATCACATCACACATTTCAATTCTCAAATCTCATTCACCAGAATTCTTTTCATCTAAAATCATTCAAACCCATTTCCAGTTATCATGTTCGATGACAGTACCCACAGAAAACAAACGAAACTACACAAAAGACTACAATCGTTCCTTACACTAAAAAAGATTCAAGATCTGGCAAATACAGACTAAAATTTGTGTGATTTGGCTGCTCTGAATTTGGAGGAAAGCTTGAAAAATAGCTCACTCCAATCGTGATAGTAGCTATTTCTAGGCACCATGCAAAAGGTTGCTTGTTATGGGATCGAATAACAAACACCCGTGTCTGACTGGAGTGCcaatccaaaaatgaaaaaaaaaaaatccaatataAATTGAAAATCCAAATATCAAAGCCAGAACAAGGTAAATGTATGGTGGATATTGTGTCATGAAACAAAGGGATGAATAAGTTTCAAGGATCTTCACCCACTAAACTCAATATTGGCTCTAAGCGGCAGTCGGATCACCACAAATTAGGCGCCTGCTGTTGACTCGTGTATAGAGCCCTACCATTATCACACTATCTCTACCTAGCTAACCTCAAAACACAACCCAGAACAAGTCTCAGATCCCAGATCCCAGATCCCAGATCCCAGAACccagaaacaaacaaaacacTAAATCCGAATGAACTTTAATTACCAAGATTGTATGCAGATTCAAATGCAAAGCTGCGAGCTTTTGGGAGAGGGCTACCAGATGAGTAGGGACTGAAATGGAGGCATTGAGCTCCAAGTTTGGTTTGCCACAGCCATTTACTTTTATTTATATAAGTTGCTGAACCTAACCCTAAAGTACGGAAGTATTCTATTGGGCCGAGTCCATACAGTTTGGGCCACTAATCCCAACCTCGTTAGCTTAGATCATTCACGAAATAAATAAAACTACAAAATACGAATCATCAAACAACCTCATTTACACACGTGATGGCGCGTGACTTCCGCAAAAGTTGGTAAACAATGGCAACCGAACCGCCCTTTCCCTGCAACTGTACACGTAGTCGTTGAAGTCTTCAAACACGTATTAATTCGTTCTCGTTCAGAAGAAAAacggaaggaaggaaggaagcaAATTAGGAGCTGCTAGTAACCAGCAGTAGTTGGTAggtagaaagaaagaaagaaagaaagaaagaaagaaggtgTAGAATAATATCTGTGTATAAAAGTTGTTGTTGAAGACTTAAGGCGTTCATTTCACGCTTCTTCTGATTCCAAAGTCCAAACGAAACCAAACACCAAAACGCCATGGACGCCGCCGTTTCATGCTCCGGTGTCCTTCCCCAAATGAACCTCTCCGGCTCCGACCTCTCCCGCTCAGATCATAAATTTCCGATGTAAGTCCTCCGATCCATCAATCTTGGAATTTCCGATCACTAAAGCTGACTCTTTTATATATAATAAAGGTTGACTTTTTTATGTTCTATTGCTGAAAATCCAAAATCGtattgaaattttggatgttTATGTTCGGATTTTGATTCGATTGAGTTGTTAGGGGTAGGTCTTCGTGCTCTTACGCGAGGTCAATCGGGGCGGTTTCTTGCAATAAAGGATTGCGAATCGTTCCGAAAAAGCTTGAATTCTTGTGCTCTGCTGCGTCGAGAGATGAAGAGAGGAATGAAATGGTGTTTGGGGCATCGCATTGCGAGAAGAAAAGCCCTGTTGGGGAGGCATTGTGTGTTGCTGCGGGTGTATGCACTTACGGTGGGACTGCTGTGGAGTCTCATCACTCCCACATTGCGGAAGAGAAGGTTGGAGTGCTGCTCCTGAATCTTGGAGGACCCGAGACGCTTGATGATGTTCAGCCGTTTCTGTTTAATCTATTCGCTGACCCGGTATTCTTTCTGCCTTGGATGAATCTGTCATCTGTGTCTGTTtctgttgttttgtgaattttaccTGATGATGAATTGCAATGCTGTGGCCTGTGTGATAGGATATCATACGCCTACCTAGGGCGTTTAGGTTTCTTCAGAAGCCACTGGCGAAATTGATTTCTGTGCTTCGAGCTCCTAAGAGCAAAGAAGGGTATGCGTCAATTGGAGGTGGTTCGCCCTTGCGTAAGATAACAGATGAGCAGGTAGATATAATGCAGCttaatttttgttgaaatttttcatttaactATTGTTTGCATAGTCCGTCTTGTTCTGCAATAATGAATCTATTAGTAAAGAGTGTTTGCTGGTTTTCAAGTTCTATTCTTTTCATGAATTTTTGAGCTAAAAAGTTTGTTCACTACGTGATAATACAGGCAAATGCACTGAAAATGGCTTTGGAATCAAAGGACATGCCGGTGAATGTCTATGTGGGAATGCGGTACTGGTACCCGTTCACTGAGGAAGCAGTTCATCAAGTAAGTGTTCCAAGTCTTGTAGAAATAATATTTAATCCTAGGTTGGTTGATTGGTTGGTCCTGTCAATGTGCAGGACATGAGAAAATAGAGTGCCAATGTATGTGTATTTTTTCTAATTGAATGATTCAAAtaaatgattttatttttttctcaattaTCTGTGCCAGATTAAGAGCGACAGAATAACCAGGCTTGTTGTCCTGCCTCTATATCCTCAATTCTCTATCTCTACAACTGGATCAAGCGTTCGTGTGCTCCAGAAGATTTTCAGGTTACTGTTTTTTGCAAGTTCATGTAAATGCTTATGTTTTGTATGCATAGGTCAATTGTTCTCAACGTGAGTGCATCTTGCAGGAACGATCCATATCTATCAAGGTTGCCTGTTTCAGTTATAAATTCATGGTATCAACGTGAAGGTTATATTAAGTCAATGGCTGACTTGATCTCAAAAGAGATAGAGAGTTTTTCTGAGCCTGCACAGGTGTGTTTGATTAATTCGTGGACTAATCTGGAAATGCTATTAGATGCAATTGAATCTTCCTGTTTGGTCTGATACATATGTGATAT is a genomic window containing:
- the LOC133739400 gene encoding ferrochelatase-1, chloroplastic/mitochondrial-like yields the protein MDAAVSCSGVLPQMNLSGSDLSRSDHKFPMGRSSCSYARSIGAVSCNKGLRIVPKKLEFLCSAASRDEERNEMVFGASHCEKKSPVGEALCVAAGVCTYGGTAVESHHSHIAEEKVGVLLLNLGGPETLDDVQPFLFNLFADPDIIRLPRAFRFLQKPLAKLISVLRAPKSKEGYASIGGGSPLRKITDEQANALKMALESKDMPVNVYVGMRYWYPFTEEAVHQIKSDRITRLVVLPLYPQFSISTTGSSVRVLQKIFRNDPYLSRLPVSVINSWYQREGYIKSMADLISKEIESFSEPAQVMIFFSAHGVPLSYVKDSGDPYKDQMEECIFLIMKELKARGINNEHTLAYQSRVGPVQWLKPYTDEVLVELGQKGVKSLLAVPVSFVSEHIETLEEIDMEYKELALESGIENWGRVPALGLTPSFITDLADAVIEALPLAAATSTPKTTPAVDHDPMIWAIKMFFGSFLAFILFFSPKMLMAFRNHLI